A stretch of the Streptomyces sp. NBC_01428 genome encodes the following:
- a CDS encoding SsgA family sporulation/cell division regulator, whose amino-acid sequence MYAVEQYARAHIVTDTADSAEDEHRAVPVALRYDPESDPPQVHITLPGPKEWVFARELLEQGLRVPASSGDVRVWPCGRVQAVLEFHSPKGVAVVQLDAKALIRFLRRTYTAATPVAH is encoded by the coding sequence ATGTACGCCGTCGAACAATACGCACGCGCTCACATCGTCACCGACACCGCCGACTCCGCCGAGGACGAACACCGGGCCGTCCCGGTGGCCCTCCGCTACGACCCGGAGAGCGATCCGCCGCAGGTGCACATCACCCTGCCGGGTCCCAAGGAATGGGTCTTCGCCCGTGAACTCCTGGAGCAGGGCCTGCGGGTCCCGGCCAGCAGCGGGGACGTCCGGGTCTGGCCGTGCGGCCGGGTGCAGGCGGTCCTGGAGTTCCACTCGCCGAAAGGGGTGGCGGTCGTGCAGCTCGACGCGAAAGCCCTGATCCGCTTCCTTCGTCGCACGTACACGGCCGCCACCCCGGTGGCTCACTGA
- a CDS encoding energy-coupling factor ABC transporter permease has translation MHVPDGFINAPVSAVTGVVAAGAIAVSLRGARRELDERTAPLAGLVAAFIFAVQMLNFPVAAGTSGHLLGGALAAILVGPYTGVLCVSVVLLMQGILFADGGLTALGVNITDMAIVTTVVSYALFRGLVKVLPRTRRSITVASFVAALLSVPAAAVAFTLIYAVGGTTDIAITKVATAMIGVHVLIGIGEAVITALTVGAVVAVRPDLVYGARGLQQRLKLRVNGELVDTPAAPAATPAPVAARSSHRTVWITGLVTSLVLAGFVSFYASASPDGLEKVAKDKGIDAKTEKHATEDSSPLAGYGVKDVSDARVSGGLAGVIGVGVTVVAGTGVFWAVRRRRTADSSPTSVPEGV, from the coding sequence GTGCATGTGCCTGACGGATTCATCAACGCCCCTGTCTCCGCTGTCACGGGAGTGGTCGCCGCCGGCGCCATCGCCGTCAGCCTGCGAGGCGCCCGCCGCGAACTCGACGAGCGGACCGCCCCGCTCGCCGGCCTGGTCGCCGCCTTCATCTTCGCCGTGCAGATGCTGAACTTCCCGGTCGCCGCCGGGACCAGCGGACATCTGCTCGGCGGCGCCCTCGCCGCGATCCTCGTCGGCCCCTACACAGGGGTCCTCTGCGTCTCCGTCGTCCTGCTCATGCAGGGCATCCTGTTCGCCGACGGCGGCCTCACCGCGCTCGGCGTGAACATCACCGACATGGCGATCGTCACCACCGTCGTCTCCTACGCACTCTTCCGCGGCCTGGTGAAGGTGCTGCCCCGCACGCGGCGCTCGATCACCGTCGCCTCCTTCGTCGCCGCGCTGCTGTCCGTCCCGGCCGCCGCCGTCGCCTTCACCCTCATCTACGCCGTCGGCGGCACCACCGACATCGCGATCACCAAGGTGGCCACCGCGATGATCGGCGTCCACGTCCTCATCGGCATCGGCGAGGCGGTCATCACCGCGCTCACCGTGGGCGCCGTCGTCGCCGTACGCCCCGACCTCGTGTACGGCGCCCGCGGCCTCCAGCAGCGGCTCAAGCTGCGGGTGAACGGCGAACTCGTCGACACGCCCGCCGCACCCGCCGCGACCCCGGCGCCCGTCGCCGCCCGCTCCTCGCACCGCACGGTGTGGATCACCGGACTCGTCACCTCCCTCGTCCTCGCCGGATTCGTCAGCTTCTACGCGTCCGCCAGCCCCGACGGCCTGGAGAAGGTCGCCAAGGACAAGGGCATCGACGCGAAGACCGAGAAGCACGCCACCGAGGACTCCTCGCCGCTCGCCGGATACGGCGTCAAGGACGTCTCCGACGCCCGCGTCTCCGGCGGTCTGGCCGGCGTGATCGGCGTCGGCGTCACGGTCGTCGCCGGGACCGGCGTCTTCTGGGCGGTCCGCAGGCGCCGTACGGCCGACAGCTCGCCCACCTCCGTGCCGGAAGGCGTCTGA
- the cbiQ gene encoding cobalt ECF transporter T component CbiQ: protein MGAGHTHKLYRHGHSPVHGLPPHTKLAATLAFVIVVVSTPREAMWAFALYALLLAAVAQRARVPAGVLLKRLLIEIPFVAFAVLMPFVAEGERVHVLGLSLSVNGLWGAWNVLAKGTLGVAASVLLASTTELRELLLGLQRLRLPPLLVQIASFMIRYGDVITDEMRRMRIARESRGFEASGVRHWGVLAKSAGALFIRSYERGERVHLAMVSRGYAGTMPVIDEVTASRAQWSYALALPCAALVVCVLGWTL, encoded by the coding sequence ATGGGGGCGGGCCACACCCACAAGCTCTACCGGCACGGGCACTCGCCCGTGCACGGCCTGCCGCCGCACACCAAGCTCGCCGCCACCCTCGCCTTCGTGATCGTGGTCGTGTCCACGCCCCGCGAGGCGATGTGGGCGTTCGCGCTGTACGCCCTGCTGCTCGCCGCCGTCGCCCAGCGCGCCCGCGTACCGGCCGGCGTGCTGCTGAAGCGGCTGCTGATCGAGATCCCGTTCGTGGCGTTCGCCGTGCTCATGCCGTTCGTCGCCGAGGGCGAGCGGGTGCACGTCCTCGGCCTGTCCCTGAGCGTCAACGGGCTCTGGGGCGCCTGGAACGTCCTCGCCAAGGGCACCCTCGGCGTCGCCGCCTCCGTACTCCTCGCCTCCACCACCGAACTGCGCGAACTGCTCCTCGGCCTGCAGCGCCTGCGACTCCCGCCGCTCCTCGTGCAGATCGCCTCCTTCATGATCCGCTACGGCGACGTCATCACCGACGAGATGCGGCGCATGCGCATCGCGCGGGAGTCCCGCGGCTTCGAGGCGAGCGGGGTCCGGCACTGGGGCGTCCTCGCCAAGTCGGCGGGCGCGCTGTTCATCCGCTCCTACGAACGCGGTGAGCGCGTCCACCTCGCCATGGTGAGCCGGGGGTACGCCGGCACCATGCCCGTCATCGACGAGGTGACCGCTTCCCGGGCGCAGTGGTCGTACGCCCTCGCCCTCCCGTGCGCCGCCCTCGTCGTCTGTGTGCTGGGATGGACGCTGTGA
- a CDS encoding energy-coupling factor ABC transporter ATP-binding protein, giving the protein MSAETTVTPSGDPVVPASLEVSGLAFAYPDGHQALFGVDFTIGRGERVALLGPNGAGKTTLVLHLNGILTGGAGTVHVAGLPVGKRHMAEIRRRVGIVFQDPDDQLFMPTVREDVAFGPAAAGVKGAELEERVRTALERVGMEAFADRPPHHLSFGQRRRVAVATVLAMEPEILVLDEPSSNLDPASRRELADILRSLDVTVLMVTHDLPYALELCPRALVLSDGVIVADGRTGELLSDDALMRTHRLELPFGFDPRSVTMGA; this is encoded by the coding sequence ATGTCTGCCGAAACCACCGTGACGCCCTCCGGGGACCCCGTCGTGCCCGCCTCCCTGGAGGTCTCCGGCCTCGCCTTCGCCTACCCCGACGGCCACCAGGCCCTCTTCGGCGTCGACTTCACCATCGGGCGCGGCGAGCGCGTCGCACTGCTCGGTCCGAACGGCGCGGGCAAGACCACCCTCGTCCTGCACCTCAACGGCATCCTGACCGGCGGCGCCGGCACGGTGCACGTCGCCGGACTCCCGGTCGGCAAGCGGCACATGGCGGAGATCCGGCGCCGGGTCGGCATCGTCTTCCAGGACCCGGACGACCAACTGTTCATGCCGACCGTCCGCGAGGACGTCGCCTTCGGACCGGCCGCCGCGGGAGTGAAGGGCGCCGAGCTGGAGGAACGCGTCCGCACGGCCCTGGAGCGCGTCGGCATGGAGGCCTTCGCCGACCGCCCGCCGCACCATCTGTCCTTCGGACAGCGCCGCCGGGTCGCCGTCGCGACCGTCCTCGCGATGGAGCCGGAGATCCTCGTCCTCGACGAGCCCTCCTCCAACCTCGACCCCGCCTCCCGGCGTGAACTCGCCGACATCCTCCGCTCGTTGGACGTCACCGTCCTCATGGTCACCCACGACCTGCCGTACGCCCTCGAACTGTGCCCGCGCGCCCTCGTCCTCAGCGACGGCGTGATCGTCGCCGACGGCCGCACCGGCGAGCTCCTCTCCGACGACGCCCTGATGCGCACGCACCGCCTGGAGCTGCCCTTCGGCTTCGATCCGCGCTCCGTGACAATGGGAGCGTGA
- a CDS encoding serine hydrolase domain-containing protein, which produces MDVNGTVAEGFEPVTEAFARNFAALGDRGAAVTVYRDGHRVVDLWAGTRDVDGTEPWQHGTAQIVRSATKGVAAAVVLLLAQRGLLDLDAPVASHWPAYKARGKEHTRVRHLLAHRAGVPVLDRPLTPAEAADPDIAAAAVAAQTPVWRPGTDHGYHAQTYSWLTGELVRRVTGRTLGAWIADEIARPLDLDLWVGLPPEQAGRVGRVAQVEAPPAPGGLRTRPKRAVVEAYADPDSVTRRAFAAITPMPDENDPAYRAAVLPASNGIATADGLARFYAALIGEVDGVRLFTPETAAQARAEHSAGPDRVLVVNTRFGLGYMLHGPASPLLSPDSFGHPGRGGALGFADPESGIAFGYVTNGFRTSVTADARAQALVRAVRAAVDA; this is translated from the coding sequence GTGGACGTGAACGGCACCGTGGCCGAGGGATTCGAACCGGTCACGGAGGCGTTCGCCCGCAACTTCGCCGCCCTCGGCGACCGGGGCGCCGCCGTCACCGTGTACCGCGACGGGCACCGGGTCGTCGACCTGTGGGCCGGCACCCGGGACGTCGACGGCACCGAGCCCTGGCAGCACGGCACCGCTCAGATCGTGCGCTCCGCGACGAAGGGCGTCGCCGCCGCCGTCGTCCTGCTCCTCGCCCAGCGCGGCCTCCTCGACCTCGACGCACCCGTCGCGTCCCACTGGCCCGCGTACAAGGCGCGCGGCAAGGAGCACACCCGGGTCCGGCACCTCCTCGCGCACCGCGCGGGCGTCCCGGTCCTCGACCGGCCGCTCACCCCCGCCGAGGCCGCCGACCCAGACATCGCGGCGGCGGCCGTGGCCGCGCAGACACCGGTCTGGCGGCCCGGGACCGACCACGGCTATCACGCGCAGACGTACAGCTGGCTGACGGGCGAGCTGGTCCGGCGGGTCACCGGGCGCACGCTCGGCGCGTGGATCGCCGACGAGATCGCCCGGCCGCTGGACCTGGACCTGTGGGTCGGACTCCCGCCCGAGCAGGCCGGCCGGGTGGGCCGGGTCGCCCAGGTCGAGGCACCGCCCGCGCCCGGCGGCCTGCGCACCCGCCCCAAGCGCGCGGTCGTGGAGGCCTACGCCGACCCGGACAGCGTCACCCGCCGCGCCTTCGCCGCGATCACGCCGATGCCCGACGAGAACGACCCCGCCTACCGGGCCGCCGTCCTGCCCGCCTCGAACGGCATCGCCACCGCCGACGGCCTGGCCCGCTTCTACGCCGCGCTGATCGGTGAGGTGGACGGCGTCCGCCTGTTCACACCGGAGACGGCGGCGCAGGCACGGGCGGAGCACTCGGCCGGACCCGACCGGGTCCTGGTGGTCAACACCCGCTTCGGCCTCGGCTACATGCTCCACGGCCCGGCCTCGCCGCTGCTCTCCCCGGATTCGTTCGGTCACCCCGGCCGCGGCGGCGCCCTCGGCTTCGCCGACCCGGAGTCGGGCATCGCCTTCGGCTACGTCACCAACGGCTTCCGCACGAGCGTGACGGCGGACGCCCGGGCGCAGGCGCTGGTCCGTGCGGTGCGGGCGGCCGTCGACGCGTAG
- a CDS encoding DMT family transporter yields the protein MTPVVTAAVLLAAVTHACWNAIAHRITDKLVGFTLIAGGGMLIGLVMVPFVAFPASGAWPYLLASAVIHVAYYVLLMRSFRLGDFGQAYPIARGTAPLIVTVLAAVFAHEVPDGWAASGVALSCAGLTGVALWGLRGRRPHWAAIGAALATGVSIAAYTVVDGLGVRASGSSLGYIAWLMAVEGVVIPAFAIHRWRGDTLAVLKPVAAVGFLGAALSVAAYGLVLWAQTRAELAPIAALRESSIIVGAAIGAVFFKERFGAPRIAAAGLLVVGIGLMLHTG from the coding sequence ATGACACCGGTCGTCACCGCGGCGGTGCTGCTCGCCGCCGTCACGCACGCGTGCTGGAACGCGATCGCGCACCGCATCACCGACAAGCTCGTCGGCTTCACCCTGATCGCCGGCGGCGGCATGCTGATCGGCCTCGTCATGGTGCCGTTCGTGGCGTTCCCGGCGTCCGGGGCGTGGCCGTACCTGCTCGCCTCCGCCGTCATCCACGTCGCGTACTACGTCCTGCTGATGCGGTCGTTCCGGCTCGGCGACTTCGGGCAGGCGTATCCGATAGCGCGCGGTACCGCACCGCTGATCGTCACGGTCCTCGCGGCGGTGTTCGCGCACGAGGTGCCGGACGGCTGGGCGGCCTCGGGGGTCGCCCTGTCCTGCGCGGGGCTGACCGGGGTCGCGCTGTGGGGGCTGCGCGGCCGGCGTCCCCACTGGGCGGCGATCGGCGCGGCCCTCGCGACGGGCGTGTCGATCGCCGCCTACACGGTCGTCGACGGTCTGGGCGTACGGGCCTCCGGCAGCTCCCTCGGGTACATCGCCTGGCTGATGGCGGTCGAGGGCGTCGTGATCCCCGCGTTCGCGATCCACCGCTGGCGCGGCGACACCCTGGCGGTGCTGAAGCCGGTCGCCGCGGTCGGGTTCCTCGGCGCGGCCCTCTCGGTCGCCGCGTACGGGCTGGTCCTGTGGGCCCAGACGCGGGCCGAGCTGGCGCCGATCGCGGCCCTGCGGGAGTCGTCGATCATCGTGGGCGCGGCCATCGGCGCGGTGTTCTTCAAGGAGCGTTTCGGGGCGCCCCGGATCGCCGCGGCCGGCCTCCTGGTCGTCGGCATCGGTCTGATGCTGCACACCGGATAG
- a CDS encoding YbaK/EbsC family protein codes for MTATDENSAGSASRGEDTVHPRFAEALRELGLDELTGRVRRFPDAARTAAEAAAAIGCDLNQICKSLIFAADGVPVLVLMDGASRVDVESVRDALGAEKVTRARADLVRETTGYAIGGVPPFGHRTKTRVLADRSLLDHATVWAAAGTPYTVFPMDPQSLVAHAGGTLVDVRERTG; via the coding sequence ATGACCGCCACCGATGAGAACTCCGCGGGATCCGCGTCCCGTGGCGAAGACACCGTGCACCCCCGGTTCGCCGAAGCGCTGCGGGAGTTGGGGCTCGACGAGCTGACCGGGCGGGTCCGGCGCTTCCCGGACGCGGCCCGCACCGCCGCCGAGGCCGCCGCCGCGATCGGCTGCGACCTGAACCAGATCTGCAAGTCCCTGATCTTCGCGGCGGACGGCGTCCCCGTGCTCGTGCTGATGGACGGCGCCTCCCGCGTCGACGTGGAAAGTGTCCGGGACGCGCTCGGCGCCGAGAAGGTGACCCGGGCCCGCGCGGACCTCGTACGGGAGACGACCGGGTACGCGATCGGCGGGGTGCCGCCCTTCGGGCACCGGACGAAGACCCGTGTGCTGGCCGACCGTTCCCTGCTCGACCACGCCACGGTGTGGGCCGCGGCGGGCACCCCGTACACCGTCTTCCCGATGGACCCCCAGAGCCTGGTCGCGCACGCGGGCGGCACGCTGGTGGACGTGCGCGAGCGCACCGGATGA
- a CDS encoding penicillin-binding transpeptidase domain-containing protein → MGKRRRVAERPRTRQPAVIGGVIAVVVAGGAFGAYSLYGGGAAGDDTSAGGAHTTVRTGPLSATEIHTASTAFLTAWQKGDVAGAAAATDDSASATTVLTGYGKDAHITGVTLTGGKPSGTDVPFTVKATVGYKGTSKPLTYSSKLTVVRRAKDGAALVGWKPSVVHPDLQDGDRLVTGASGTPPVTALDRDGGELTTAKYPSLGTVLDGLREKFGKTAGGKAGIELRVVRKAAKKGAQKTPDKTLVTLSEGTPGKVTTTLDPALQAEAERRVAAKEKASVVLLRPSTGEILAVANTSHGFNTAFQGSLAPGSTMKVITASLLFDKGLASADKPHPCPKTATYGGWKFHNDDDFEIKDGTFKASFARSCNTAFITQAKKLENDDLTKQAQQVFGLSMNNWAVGVPSFDGSVPVQSAAQMAASLMGQGGVRMNPLNMASIAATVKSGTFHQPYLVSPDVDHRTLAKASRTLSASTLSQLREVMQYTAAAGTAAEAMSGLGPDYGAKTGSAEVDNQKQPNGWFTAWKGDLAGAGVVQQGGHGGDTAGPIVAALLKAGS, encoded by the coding sequence GTGGGCAAGAGAAGACGGGTCGCCGAGCGACCGAGGACCAGACAGCCCGCCGTGATCGGCGGCGTGATCGCGGTGGTCGTCGCCGGCGGCGCGTTCGGCGCCTACAGCCTGTACGGGGGCGGCGCCGCCGGGGACGACACGTCCGCCGGCGGCGCGCACACGACGGTGAGGACGGGCCCGCTGTCGGCGACCGAGATCCACACCGCGTCGACCGCCTTCCTCACCGCCTGGCAGAAGGGCGACGTCGCCGGGGCCGCCGCCGCCACCGACGACTCGGCCTCCGCCACGACCGTCCTGACCGGCTACGGCAAGGACGCCCACATCACCGGCGTCACCCTGACCGGCGGCAAACCGTCGGGCACCGACGTCCCGTTCACCGTCAAGGCCACGGTCGGCTACAAGGGCACGTCCAAGCCCCTGACGTACTCCTCGAAGCTGACCGTCGTACGGCGGGCCAAGGACGGTGCCGCGCTGGTCGGCTGGAAGCCGTCCGTCGTCCACCCGGACCTCCAGGACGGCGACCGGCTCGTCACCGGCGCGTCCGGGACGCCGCCCGTCACCGCCCTCGACCGCGACGGCGGGGAACTGACCACCGCCAAGTACCCGTCCCTCGGCACGGTCCTCGACGGGCTGCGCGAGAAGTTCGGCAAGACGGCCGGCGGCAAGGCCGGCATCGAACTGCGCGTGGTCCGCAAGGCCGCGAAGAAGGGCGCCCAGAAGACGCCCGACAAGACCCTCGTGACGCTCAGCGAGGGCACCCCCGGCAAGGTGACGACGACCCTCGACCCCGCCCTCCAGGCCGAGGCCGAACGCCGGGTCGCCGCCAAGGAGAAGGCGTCGGTGGTCCTGCTGCGCCCCTCGACCGGCGAGATCCTCGCCGTCGCCAACACCTCCCACGGCTTCAACACCGCCTTCCAGGGCTCCCTCGCGCCCGGCTCCACCATGAAGGTCATCACCGCCTCGCTCCTCTTCGACAAGGGCCTGGCCTCCGCGGACAAGCCGCACCCCTGCCCCAAGACGGCGACGTACGGCGGCTGGAAGTTCCACAACGACGACGACTTCGAGATCAAGGACGGCACGTTCAAGGCGAGCTTCGCGCGGTCCTGCAACACCGCCTTCATCACCCAGGCGAAGAAGCTGGAGAACGACGACCTGACGAAGCAGGCCCAGCAGGTCTTCGGGCTGAGCATGAACAACTGGGCCGTCGGTGTGCCCTCGTTCGACGGTTCGGTGCCCGTGCAGAGCGCGGCGCAGATGGCGGCGTCCCTGATGGGCCAGGGCGGTGTCCGGATGAACCCGCTGAACATGGCGTCCATCGCCGCCACGGTGAAGTCGGGCACCTTCCACCAGCCCTACCTGGTCTCCCCGGACGTCGACCACCGCACCCTGGCCAAGGCCTCCCGCACCCTGTCGGCGTCCACGCTGTCCCAGCTGCGCGAAGTCATGCAGTACACCGCCGCCGCAGGCACCGCCGCCGAGGCCATGTCCGGCCTCGGCCCCGACTACGGCGCCAAGACCGGCTCCGCCGAGGTCGACAACCAGAAGCAGCCGAACGGCTGGTTCACCGCGTGGAAGGGCGACCTCGCGGGCGCGGGCGTCGTCCAGCAGGGCGGCCACGGCGGCGACACGGCCGGCCCGATCGTCGCGGCGCTGCTGAAGGCGGGCAGTTAG
- a CDS encoding penicillin-binding transpeptidase domain-containing protein, producing MRKGAKAAVIGSVFAVVLGGVGYGAYNFVTAVSGGTGAAGPAPVKTGPPSGSEVKETSRAFFAAWEKGDAAKAAGYTNYESGAESLLAGYSGAAHLTRVRITPGATAGATVPFSVKATVSYDGKSKPLAYASRLTVVRGETTGKALVDWKPSVVHPQLKDGDTLVTGESASPAIEAVDRNNVVLSKDKYPSLGPILDALRDKYGDKAGGTPGIELAIHHGTTETPDTTLATLAEGRPGKVRTTLSASAQAAAEKAVERYAESSVVAVKPSTGEVLAVANHRQDGFNAAFLGKLAPGSTMKIISAATLIDNGITTSTGPAPCPPTATWQSQTFHNLKGMQPQENATLSDSFSRSCNTAFVKYADEVKVDSLTNEAQQRFGLGRNNWKTGIESFDGSVPASGGPDTAANMIGQGQVQMSPLNMASVTATAMTGAFRQPVIVARSLDGRDLATAKGLSGGTVAQLRTMMNRTAVSGTAAQVMAGLGGSIGAKTGSAEVDGQTVSNSWFTGYRNDIAAAAMTQEGGHGGDAAGPIVAAVLRTGG from the coding sequence ATGCGCAAGGGGGCCAAGGCTGCCGTCATCGGCAGTGTGTTCGCCGTCGTACTGGGGGGCGTCGGGTACGGCGCGTACAACTTCGTCACCGCGGTCAGCGGGGGCACCGGGGCCGCCGGGCCGGCGCCCGTGAAGACCGGGCCGCCCAGCGGCTCCGAGGTCAAGGAGACCAGCCGCGCGTTCTTCGCGGCCTGGGAGAAGGGCGACGCGGCGAAGGCGGCGGGCTACACGAACTACGAGTCCGGCGCCGAGAGCCTGCTCGCCGGGTACAGCGGCGCCGCGCACCTGACCCGTGTGCGGATCACGCCGGGCGCGACGGCCGGGGCGACCGTGCCGTTCTCCGTGAAGGCGACGGTGTCCTACGACGGGAAGAGCAAGCCCCTCGCGTACGCCTCCCGGCTGACCGTGGTCCGCGGGGAGACGACCGGCAAGGCCCTGGTGGACTGGAAGCCGTCCGTCGTCCACCCGCAGCTGAAGGACGGCGACACCCTGGTCACCGGCGAGTCGGCCAGCCCGGCCATCGAGGCCGTGGACCGGAACAACGTTGTCCTGAGCAAGGACAAGTACCCCTCGCTCGGGCCGATCCTGGACGCGCTGCGCGACAAGTACGGCGACAAGGCGGGCGGCACGCCCGGCATCGAGCTGGCGATCCACCACGGCACCACCGAGACCCCCGACACCACGCTGGCCACCCTCGCCGAGGGACGTCCCGGCAAGGTCCGCACGACGCTGAGCGCGAGCGCGCAGGCCGCCGCCGAGAAGGCGGTGGAGCGGTACGCGGAGTCGTCCGTGGTGGCGGTGAAGCCGAGCACCGGCGAGGTGCTGGCCGTCGCCAACCACCGCCAGGACGGCTTCAACGCGGCGTTCCTCGGCAAGCTCGCCCCCGGCTCCACCATGAAGATCATCAGCGCGGCGACCCTCATCGACAACGGCATCACCACGTCGACCGGACCCGCGCCCTGCCCGCCCACGGCGACCTGGCAGAGCCAGACCTTCCACAACCTCAAGGGCATGCAGCCGCAGGAGAACGCGACGCTGTCCGACAGCTTCTCCCGCTCGTGCAACACCGCGTTCGTGAAGTACGCGGACGAGGTGAAGGTCGACTCGCTGACGAACGAGGCCCAGCAGCGCTTCGGGCTCGGCAGGAACAACTGGAAGACCGGCATCGAGTCGTTCGACGGCTCGGTGCCCGCCTCCGGCGGCCCGGACACCGCGGCCAACATGATCGGCCAGGGCCAGGTCCAGATGAGCCCCCTCAACATGGCCTCGGTGACCGCGACCGCCATGACCGGCGCCTTCCGCCAGCCGGTCATCGTGGCCCGCTCCCTCGACGGCCGCGACCTGGCCACCGCCAAGGGCCTGTCCGGCGGTACGGTCGCGCAGCTGCGCACGATGATGAACCGCACGGCGGTCAGCGGCACCGCGGCCCAGGTGATGGCCGGACTCGGCGGCAGCATCGGCGCCAAGACCGGCTCCGCCGAGGTCGACGGACAGACCGTCTCCAACAGCTGGTTCACCGGCTACCGCAACGACATCGCCGCCGCCGCCATGACCCAGGAGGGCGGACACGGCGGCGACGCGGCCGGTCCGATCGTCGCAGCAGTGCTACGAACGGGTGGCTGA
- a CDS encoding alpha/beta fold hydrolase, protein MKSYTSDGLDFPVLDFGPKDGPVVVLLHGFPADANSWVSTAETLSATGLRIIVPFQRGYVATARPSKISAYRLKKLGADIVELLNSLQCERAHIVGHDWGGGVGWFLADQHSSRVASLTAVSTPHPRALARTLLTSKQVLLSWYLLFFQLPALPEWLLTRRRGQLGRAWLRKLGLEEDTAAAYAAKFAEDRGLFTGALNWYRALPLDAAYGIRAGSIQVPTLYVWGKKDLAVGEKAAQMTGRWVAGKYSFKPLEGVTHWIPEQHPTLIAELILRHIETTS, encoded by the coding sequence GTGAAGAGTTATACGTCCGACGGTTTAGATTTCCCGGTGCTGGACTTCGGCCCAAAGGATGGACCAGTGGTTGTACTACTGCATGGCTTTCCTGCTGACGCAAACAGTTGGGTTAGCACTGCAGAAACACTCTCTGCCACCGGGCTGCGCATCATCGTCCCTTTTCAGCGCGGCTATGTCGCAACCGCCCGGCCTAGTAAAATTTCTGCTTACCGACTGAAAAAGCTGGGGGCGGATATCGTAGAACTGTTGAATTCTCTGCAGTGCGAACGTGCCCACATTGTCGGACATGATTGGGGGGGTGGAGTGGGCTGGTTCTTAGCTGATCAGCATTCGTCGAGAGTTGCCTCTTTGACTGCGGTTTCAACTCCGCACCCACGCGCCCTCGCGCGCACCCTGCTGACAAGTAAGCAGGTTCTCTTGTCTTGGTACCTATTGTTCTTCCAGCTTCCCGCTCTGCCGGAATGGCTACTTACGAGGAGGCGCGGGCAGCTCGGGCGAGCATGGCTTAGGAAGCTCGGATTAGAAGAAGATACTGCTGCCGCCTATGCCGCAAAATTTGCAGAAGATCGCGGTCTATTCACGGGCGCTTTGAATTGGTACCGTGCACTTCCACTGGATGCAGCGTATGGAATAAGGGCAGGATCAATTCAAGTTCCCACTCTATACGTTTGGGGAAAGAAAGATCTGGCCGTCGGTGAGAAAGCGGCACAAATGACCGGCCGTTGGGTTGCGGGGAAGTATAGCTTCAAACCCTTGGAAGGTGTAACGCATTGGATTCCAGAACAACACCCGACACTTATCGCCGAACTGATCCTTCGACACATTGAAACCACTAGTTAA